Part of the Thermococcus sp. genome is shown below.
TTGAGAAGTATCGCCCCCAAAGGCTCGACGACATCGTCGGTCAGGAGCACATAGTCAAGAGGCTCAAACACTACGCTAAAACAGGCTCGATGCCGCATCTGCTCTTCGCGGGTCCGCCTGGCGTGGGGAAGACGACCGCCGCTTTAGCCCTCGCGAGGGAGCTATTCGGCGAAAACTGGCGCCACAACTTTCTGGAACTTAACGCGAGCGATGAAAGAGGTATAAACGTCATACGCGAGAAGGTGAAGGAGTTTGCAAGAACAAAGCCGATAGGTGGAGCGAGCTTTAAGATAATCTTCCTTGATGAAGCGGACGCTCTAACACAGGACGCCCAACAAGCCCTGAGGAGAACGATGGAAATGTTCTCGAACAACGTGAGGTTTATTCTCAGCTGTAACTACTCCTCAAAGATTATCGAGCCGATACAGAGCAGGTGTGCCATCTTCCGCTTCAGACCCCTCAGCGACGAGGACATAGCGAAGCGGATTAAGTACATAGCTGAGAACGAGGGCCTTGAGCTAACGGAGGAAGGCCTGCAGGCTATCCTGTATGTGGCAGAGGGCGACCTCAGGAGGGCAATCAACGTCCTTCAGGCGGCAGCCGCCCTTGACAGGAAGATAACCGACGAGAACGTCTTCTTGGTTGCCAGCAGGGCAAGGCCTGAAGATGTCCGCGAGATGATGACGCTAGCATTAGAGGGCAACTTCCTTAAGGCGAGAGAAAAGCTGAGGGAGATTCTCCTCAAACAGGGTCTCAGCGGGGAGGACGTTCTGATACAGATGCACAGGGAGGTCTTCAACCTGCCGATTCCCGAGGACAAGAAGGTGGCTTTGGCTGACAAGATAGGCGAGTATAACTTCAGGCTCGTTGAAGGGGCCAACGAGATGATACAGCTCGAAGCTTTGCTAGCTCAGTTCACGCTGATGGGGAACAGGAAGGGTAAGTGATGGGTATGGTAGAGGTGCCCTGGGTTGAAAAGTACCGGCCTAGGAAGCTCAGTGAGATTGTCAATCAGGAAAAGGCCATAGAGCAGGTCAGGGCTTGGGTAGAGGCGTGGCTCCACGGAAATCCGCCAAAAAAGAAGGCCCTAATCCTTGCGGGACCTCCGGGAGTGGGAAAAACGACCACGGTTTACGCCCTCGCTCATGAGTACGGCTTCGAGGTCATCGAGCTCAACGCGAGCGACGAGAGGACGTACGAGAAAATAGAACGCTACGTTCAAGCGGCATACACGATGGACATTCTGGGAAAGCGTAGAAAGCTGATTTTCCTTGACGAGGCCGACAACATAGAGCCGAGCGGTGCCAGGGAAATAGCGAAGCTCATTGACAAAGCCAAGAACCCGATAATAATGAGCGCCAACCACTACTGGGAGGTTCCAAAGGAGATAAGAAACAAGGCGCAGATAGTTGAATACAAGCGTTTAACTCAGAGGGACATCATAAAGGCCCTCGTCAGAATCCTAAAGCGGGAAGGCAAAACCGTCCCAAAGGAGATACTCTACGAGATTGCCAAGAGAGCCAACGGTGACCTTAGGGCGGCAATCAACGACCTCCAGACCGTTGTGATTGGCGGAGTCGGGAACGCGAAGGAAGTTTTAGCCTACCGCGACGTCGAAAAGAGCGTTTTTCAGGCTCTGGCTCAGATTTTCGCAACGGACAACGCCAAAAGGGCCAAGATGGCGACCCTTGGCGTGGACATGTATCCCGATGAGCTTCTCCTCTGGATTGACGAGAACGTTCCCTACGTCTACTACAAGCCGGAGGACATAGCCAGAGCTTACGAAGCGATAAGCAGGGCTGACATCTACCTCGGCAGGGCGAAGAGAACGAACAACTACTCGCTCTGGAAGTATGCAACGGATATGATGACGGCCGGAGTTGCAGTTGCCGGCGTCAAGAAAAAGGGCTTTGTGAAAATTTATCCGCCAAAGACCATCAAGATGCTCACCGAGAGCAAGTCCGAGAGAACTCTCAGGGATTCCATAGTCAAGAAGGTCATGAAGGAGATGCACATGGCAAGAATTGAGGCCCTTGAGACCCTCCAATACCTAAGGGTAATCTTCGAGAACAATCCCGACTTAGCGGCCCATTTCACGGTTTTCCTCGATTTAAGTGAGAAGGAAGTCGAGTTCCTGGCTGGAGACAAGGACAAGGCCAAAACCATATGGGGTAAGGCCATGAACATCAAGAAAAAGCTCAAGGAGATGAATAAACTCAGGGAAAGCGCCCGTGAGGGTCTAAGAAAGGCGAAGGAAAAAGAAGAACCCGAAGAGAGCGAGGAAGTCAATGAAGACATAGAGGAAACTCAGGAAGAGTCTGAAAAAGAGCTATCTGAGGATGAGCTTGAGGAAGCGGAGAAGGAAATCGAGCCGGTTGGCGAGGAGAAAAAGTCCGAAAAGAAAAAGGGCAAGCAGGTGACTCTGTTCGACTTTTTGAAGAAGTGAAGGTATGCCTTTTACTCCAAGAAAATCCTCACATCCGCGCAGACCTTAAACACGTGGGGCTTGAAGTCGCTCACCTTCTTTACCTTTATCTCGCACCTCTTTCCCTGCCTTGAGCACTCATCAAGTATTTTTCTCCTGAAGGCGTCAAGCTCATCCTCGTGAACGAAGTCGTAGTAGTGGAGCCATTCCCTAGCTTTGCTCAGCGTTAAGGCGAGTGCATCGACTCCCCTCGGCGTTGGGCTTATAACGCGGTCGTAGCTCGGCAGTTCCGGCAGAACCTTGAATGCATCTCCATGAATGAACTCTATATTCCCCTTCAGCCTCTTCCTGTTCCGTTCAATGTTTTCCAGTCCCAGTTCGTAGGCTTCCCTGTTCAGCTCGACGGCCGTAATCTTCACTCTCCTGTAACGGGCTATCACGAGTGCATACGGCAGAACGCCGGCAAATGGAATCAGAACCCTCTCGCCGTCCCTCACGAGCTGGGCCAAGCGGTATCTTTCCCCCTTCATCCTCGGGTTGAAGAAAACCTTGCTTAAATCAACCTTAATCTCGACGCCGTTCTCCTTGTGGATTGTTTCAAGCCTCCCCTCGCCCCAGAGTATTGAGTAGTCCCTTATCCTGAAGGCCCCCTTATGGAAGCCCTTCTTAGCGATGACCTTAAGGAAGGGGTGAACTTTTCGAAGACCCCAGACAATATCGTCAACCCGGTGTTCCAGCTGGGAGGGAATCTGGATGACCGCTATGTCGCCAATGACGTCGTAGCGCCTCAAGTATTTTAGTTCTTCCTTGCTCAGCCTCTCCACTAAAACACTCTCGAGGTTCTTATATATCTGCCTCTCAGGTCTGAACGGGAGCTCTATGGGAAGAACTTCATAGCCAAGGGAGTAAATCCTCCTGTCCTCAATTACGGGCAGGAGAACGAAGTTATCCTCTTTCTTCGGTCGCCTCTTCCCGTCGTAGAGGTTGAGTTTCTTTAGCTTCCTCTTCACTGGCTCCGCTTCCGTCTTTGGAACCTTTAGTGCCGGCATTGAGCTCCCTCCGCTTTCTGAGAGGTATGACCCCGAAGAGAGCGGGTCCCACCATTTTTTCCAGAACTTTCTCAACGTCCACATCCTCAAACTCCTTTTTGAGTATTGCCATCTGCTCCGGGCTCAGGGTGTCCTCGTTGGCTAGGATTAAAATGTGAGTATCCTCCATCATAGCCACGTCCCTGATTGAGAAAAGAAACTTGGCAACGGCCTTGAAGTCAGAGTAAAAGAGCATATACTCTATGCCCTCGATATAAATAACACTACCTGGGTTCTCCCGTATGAACCCTATAACCTTTCCACTGAGAACGTGGAGACTACTTGGACTTACCGCTTTTTTGTGCTCAATCCTCGTGAGCCAAATGTATTCATCGGGCTCGATTCCGGTCTTTGACTTCCACTCATCCGGGTGCTCCCTGCCTATGACCAGGATTGGAAGCCCCGTGTAAACAGCCACGGCCTTAAGGAGTGTTATCGCCTCCTCTCGCGACTTAACTATGCCAGCAACTGGAAGGGAACATTTTATCTTTCTTTTTGTATGTTCTTTTTTTGGTTTTTTGAGCTTTTCAAGTATGTCAAGGGCTTCATTAGCCAGAATAAGGTATCCTGCAGTAATTACAATAGCCTCAAGAATCCAAAAATCAGGGTTAACGAGTACTGTGAGAAAAACGGAGATACCCCCAACTATTCCAAACAGTCCAAATGATATGAGAAGGGTTAGAGCGAGCTTTTTAACGGGCTCCTCATGGTTTTTCCAACCCCAGTAGGATTTAACCATTCCATAGATTCCGATTATTATGAGCATTATCCCCGAGAAATAAGGTGTAAAACTTTCTATCCCCACAGTCCCACCGTTAAATACCTGTGCGTCAATCCACAAAAACCTTTCTACCTCCAGTAGGGCTCACGTTTTAACACCGCTTTTTTGAAAATATCAACGAGTTCTGCGTCGCTCGCCCCGTTTCTCATGGCCGTCAAAAAGTCTATCAAGTCGTCGTTTCTCAGAAGGCAGGTTTTGAACTTGCCGTTGGAGGTGACCCTTAAACGGGTGCAGTTGGCACAGAAAACCGTGTTGTGCATCGCTCTAACAACCTCAACCTCAGCCATGCCGTAGTCCGTTGGGATAAAGTATTTCCTCCTCCTATGCATCCTCCTCTCCCGGATTTCAACGGCGCGCTTTTTGAGCTCCCTCTCGACGGGCTTGAGGGGATAAAAGTACTTCCTGAAAAATCCTGTCTCGGCCATCTCTCTCGGCGCCTCAAGCTCGATGAGCTGGAGTATCGTTCCAGTTTTGGCCGCAAAGTTCACCATATCCCATATTTCACTATCGTTGAGACCCTTCATAACCGTCATGTTGAGCTTGACAGGGGAAAGGTACTTTACTGCCTCCCCTATGCCCTCAAGAACAGTTTCAAGCATATCAACGCCCGTGATTCTCTTGTAAACTTCCGGCTTTAAGCTGTGGAGCGAGACGTTAACCCTGTCAAGGCCAGCCTTTGCGAGCGGTTTGGCGAGCTCCTTGAGCTTACTCCCGTTTGTAGTCATGCTCAAATCAACCACGTAGGGCTTTATCCTCCCCACGATTTCGATTATATCATCCCTCATCGTCGGTTCGCCGCCGGTAAGCTTGACCTTCCTTATTCCCAGGCGGGAGGCTATTTTAACGAGCCTCTCTATCTCCCCAGGCGTCATCTCGTTTTTAGCTAAAAATCGCTGACCCTCCCTATGGCAGAAGAAACACCGGAAGTTGCACTCTTGTGTAAGAGAGATTCTGAGGTTCGTCACGGGCCTTCCAAAGCGGTCGTAGAGCGTCATGGGAACACCTTGGTTGAGTTGGAGAGGATTTAAAAAAGGCTTTCGGGTAAGCGTTAGTGTTTAACACGCCTAGAGAAAAATCGAAAAGTAAAAGTAGGCCTAAGGTTAAGTCCTACCCTAGGGGGTTTCGGGGATGGAAGTTG
Proteins encoded:
- a CDS encoding replication factor C small subunit: MAEELREVKVLEKPWVEKYRPQRLDDIVGQEHIVKRLKHYAKTGSMPHLLFAGPPGVGKTTAALALARELFGENWRHNFLELNASDERGINVIREKVKEFARTKPIGGASFKIIFLDEADALTQDAQQALRRTMEMFSNNVRFILSCNYSSKIIEPIQSRCAIFRFRPLSDEDIAKRIKYIAENEGLELTEEGLQAILYVAEGDLRRAINVLQAAAALDRKITDENVFLVASRARPEDVREMMTLALEGNFLKAREKLREILLKQGLSGEDVLIQMHREVFNLPIPEDKKVALADKIGEYNFRLVEGANEMIQLEALLAQFTLMGNRKGK
- a CDS encoding replication factor C large subunit, with the translated sequence MVEVPWVEKYRPRKLSEIVNQEKAIEQVRAWVEAWLHGNPPKKKALILAGPPGVGKTTTVYALAHEYGFEVIELNASDERTYEKIERYVQAAYTMDILGKRRKLIFLDEADNIEPSGAREIAKLIDKAKNPIIMSANHYWEVPKEIRNKAQIVEYKRLTQRDIIKALVRILKREGKTVPKEILYEIAKRANGDLRAAINDLQTVVIGGVGNAKEVLAYRDVEKSVFQALAQIFATDNAKRAKMATLGVDMYPDELLLWIDENVPYVYYKPEDIARAYEAISRADIYLGRAKRTNNYSLWKYATDMMTAGVAVAGVKKKGFVKIYPPKTIKMLTESKSERTLRDSIVKKVMKEMHMARIEALETLQYLRVIFENNPDLAAHFTVFLDLSEKEVEFLAGDKDKAKTIWGKAMNIKKKLKEMNKLRESAREGLRKAKEKEEPEESEEVNEDIEETQEESEKELSEDELEEAEKEIEPVGEEKKSEKKKGKQVTLFDFLKK
- a CDS encoding class I SAM-dependent methyltransferase family protein is translated as MPALKVPKTEAEPVKRKLKKLNLYDGKRRPKKEDNFVLLPVIEDRRIYSLGYEVLPIELPFRPERQIYKNLESVLVERLSKEELKYLRRYDVIGDIAVIQIPSQLEHRVDDIVWGLRKVHPFLKVIAKKGFHKGAFRIRDYSILWGEGRLETIHKENGVEIKVDLSKVFFNPRMKGERYRLAQLVRDGERVLIPFAGVLPYALVIARYRRVKITAVELNREAYELGLENIERNRKRLKGNIEFIHGDAFKVLPELPSYDRVISPTPRGVDALALTLSKAREWLHYYDFVHEDELDAFRRKILDECSRQGKRCEIKVKKVSDFKPHVFKVCADVRIFLE
- a CDS encoding DUF835 domain-containing protein translates to MGIESFTPYFSGIMLIIIGIYGMVKSYWGWKNHEEPVKKLALTLLISFGLFGIVGGISVFLTVLVNPDFWILEAIVITAGYLILANEALDILEKLKKPKKEHTKRKIKCSLPVAGIVKSREEAITLLKAVAVYTGLPILVIGREHPDEWKSKTGIEPDEYIWLTRIEHKKAVSPSSLHVLSGKVIGFIRENPGSVIYIEGIEYMLFYSDFKAVAKFLFSIRDVAMMEDTHILILANEDTLSPEQMAILKKEFEDVDVEKVLEKMVGPALFGVIPLRKRRELNAGTKGSKDGSGASEEEAKETQPLRREEATEERG
- the moaA gene encoding GTP 3',8-cyclase MoaA yields the protein MTLYDRFGRPVTNLRISLTQECNFRCFFCHREGQRFLAKNEMTPGEIERLVKIASRLGIRKVKLTGGEPTMRDDIIEIVGRIKPYVVDLSMTTNGSKLKELAKPLAKAGLDRVNVSLHSLKPEVYKRITGVDMLETVLEGIGEAVKYLSPVKLNMTVMKGLNDSEIWDMVNFAAKTGTILQLIELEAPREMAETGFFRKYFYPLKPVERELKKRAVEIRERRMHRRRKYFIPTDYGMAEVEVVRAMHNTVFCANCTRLRVTSNGKFKTCLLRNDDLIDFLTAMRNGASDAELVDIFKKAVLKREPYWR